From the Flavobacterium galactosidilyticum genome, one window contains:
- a CDS encoding DUF1501 domain-containing protein gives MNRRNFLTLTGTFTGGAMLLPDFLHAFGSQQNVVIGDQCVVFVQLNGGNDGLNTFVPFDNPLYYALRPQIALSKDAVIGKNKGMAFHPALKGFAEMQQNGDLSVIQNVGYPEPNRSHFRSQEIWQTASDSNKYINEGWLGRYLDLQCKDHQPTAGINLDSIDNLSLKGLEPNSITVKNPNVFKTKNQKEEAGTLSDNPQLDFVRKIANSVTEGSDEIQKALAKSTAEISYPKTGLATNLAWISRLIKGNLNSKVYYTSLNGFDTHDNQLAVQNNKLTELNDALFSFYTDLKKASLMQNVTIVVFSEFGRRVKDNGKGTDHGTAAPMFIIGGNNRGKIIGNNPNLSDLDQGDLKYETDFRSVYASLLQKKLDFDYTKIGIQNKALQGLF, from the coding sequence ATGAATAGAAGAAACTTTTTGACACTTACTGGTACATTTACTGGAGGCGCAATGCTTTTACCTGATTTTCTGCATGCTTTTGGTTCACAACAAAACGTAGTTATTGGTGATCAATGTGTCGTTTTTGTGCAATTAAATGGCGGAAACGATGGACTGAATACCTTTGTTCCTTTCGATAATCCTTTGTATTATGCCTTACGACCGCAAATCGCATTGTCTAAAGACGCTGTTATTGGGAAAAATAAAGGAATGGCTTTCCATCCTGCATTAAAAGGCTTTGCAGAAATGCAGCAAAATGGTGATTTATCGGTTATACAAAATGTGGGTTATCCAGAACCAAATCGTTCTCATTTTCGCAGTCAGGAAATTTGGCAAACCGCTTCAGATTCCAATAAATATATTAATGAAGGTTGGTTAGGACGCTATCTAGATTTGCAATGCAAAGACCACCAACCTACCGCCGGAATAAACTTAGACAGTATCGATAATTTATCCTTAAAAGGATTGGAACCGAATTCTATTACTGTAAAAAACCCAAACGTTTTTAAAACTAAAAATCAGAAAGAAGAAGCAGGTACCTTATCCGATAATCCTCAGTTAGATTTTGTTCGAAAAATTGCCAATTCAGTTACAGAAGGTTCAGATGAAATCCAGAAAGCATTGGCTAAATCGACTGCTGAAATCAGTTATCCTAAAACGGGTTTGGCTACAAATCTAGCGTGGATTTCTCGCTTAATCAAAGGGAATTTGAATTCAAAAGTATATTATACTTCGCTAAATGGATTTGATACGCATGATAATCAATTAGCTGTTCAAAATAACAAATTAACCGAATTGAATGATGCTCTATTTAGTTTTTATACAGATTTAAAAAAAGCTTCATTAATGCAAAATGTGACAATCGTTGTGTTTTCTGAATTTGGTCGTCGCGTAAAAGACAATGGTAAAGGTACAGATCATGGAACCGCAGCACCAATGTTTATTATTGGAGGAAACAACCGCGGAAAAATCATCGGTAACAACCCCAATCTTTCCGATTTAGATCAAGGTGATTTAAAATACGAAACTGATTTCAGAAGTGTATATGCTAGTTTATTACAAAAGAAACTAGACTTTGATTACACTAAAATAGGAATTCAGAATAAAGCGTTGCAAGGACTTTTTTAA
- a CDS encoding TonB-dependent receptor domain-containing protein encodes MKNKHLLAFLFLGLVSTLTAQETEKKAVELNEVSIVKVKKAVEQKADRTIFDFASQPSLNSGSVLDGIKKLPGLIASDVAGMMYQGKQLDVYLDGRPLNITTNELNAFLEGMPANAIEKIEIITQPGAEFPATSGGAIMNIITNVNAKKYLSATYTNSTNITSYDHLRWRVNNSLLLSAKNKYFGWQLNLGQSYYESALWTTVTKNVNNVNSLVSATNADRIGRTNFIKSGVTFDIGKDRLLLNYDLNYSNNSSNTKGNGPGFSTDDDSYTDALRQDFVVTYQKKFEDRAKKLEFKVNYNDNKNDFVLDSRTTNTTVLDNKSDQQLLNAKIDYSQPINFSDEGKLSFGGLYEGLFFETQSENVVNLDYQRKTAAAYAEFQTKFDKFNFIVGGRAEDYNIKGKTNTEELIPFKQFRFFPNASAQYNFSNSIYFNANYNKKISLPSTSALNPNNTNYQNPNVDYSGNPNLQPTIFDNYEVKLSAFDYAFIGYNVSSAQNQVVNRVLLTNDVVVNTSVNVPQIKVHNFNVGLPIPYMLFTEGLKETMKMNVNPDTMNFLYVYTAYQYHQIPDINTNGFWMFNLMSQTVLPKGIKFVANFNYMFPKGNYFYFIVEKPMRNNVDLTFSKKFFKDQVSVSVSANDIFNSNRTVVSSYNTPLLLSNKNDSRRFGFSINYKIPTKNKLAKEDPNLLNKEKKEDGEGNLNQ; translated from the coding sequence ATGAAAAACAAACACTTACTGGCATTTCTATTTTTAGGTTTAGTCTCTACACTTACAGCGCAAGAAACAGAAAAAAAAGCGGTCGAATTAAACGAAGTTTCTATTGTAAAAGTGAAGAAAGCAGTAGAGCAAAAAGCAGATAGAACCATATTTGATTTTGCCAGTCAGCCGAGTTTAAATTCTGGATCTGTCTTAGATGGAATTAAAAAATTACCCGGACTCATTGCTTCAGATGTGGCTGGAATGATGTATCAAGGCAAGCAATTAGATGTTTATTTAGATGGAAGACCTCTAAATATTACAACTAATGAACTGAATGCTTTTCTTGAAGGAATGCCGGCAAACGCCATTGAGAAAATTGAAATCATTACGCAACCTGGTGCAGAATTTCCTGCAACTTCTGGTGGAGCTATTATGAATATCATTACGAATGTTAACGCCAAAAAATATTTAAGCGCAACCTACACTAATAGCACTAATATTACTAGTTACGATCATTTGAGATGGCGCGTAAACAATAGTTTGTTGTTGAGTGCTAAAAATAAATATTTTGGTTGGCAACTGAATCTTGGACAAAGTTATTACGAAAGTGCTTTGTGGACCACGGTTACTAAAAACGTAAACAATGTTAATTCGTTAGTTTCTGCTACGAATGCAGATCGCATTGGAAGAACAAATTTCATAAAATCAGGAGTGACTTTTGATATTGGAAAAGATCGATTATTGCTTAATTATGATTTAAATTACAGTAACAATAGTAGCAATACTAAAGGGAATGGCCCAGGATTCAGTACTGATGATGACTCTTACACGGATGCTTTACGTCAGGATTTTGTGGTTACTTACCAAAAAAAGTTTGAGGACAGAGCTAAAAAATTAGAATTTAAAGTTAATTATAATGACAATAAAAATGATTTCGTATTGGATTCAAGAACTACCAATACTACTGTTTTAGATAATAAGTCAGACCAACAATTATTGAATGCAAAAATTGATTATTCTCAGCCAATAAATTTTTCTGATGAAGGAAAATTAAGTTTTGGAGGTTTGTATGAAGGATTATTTTTTGAAACGCAGAGTGAGAATGTTGTCAATTTAGATTATCAACGAAAAACAGCGGCAGCTTATGCTGAATTTCAAACTAAATTTGATAAGTTCAATTTTATTGTTGGCGGTAGAGCCGAAGATTATAACATTAAGGGTAAAACGAACACAGAAGAATTAATTCCATTTAAGCAGTTTCGTTTTTTTCCAAATGCAAGCGCGCAATATAATTTTAGTAATTCCATTTATTTTAATGCTAATTACAACAAAAAGATTAGTTTACCGAGCACTTCAGCTTTAAATCCGAATAATACCAATTATCAAAATCCAAATGTAGATTACTCTGGAAATCCAAACTTGCAACCTACTATTTTTGATAATTACGAAGTGAAATTAAGCGCTTTTGATTATGCTTTTATAGGATATAATGTAAGTTCAGCCCAAAATCAGGTAGTAAATAGAGTGTTGCTGACAAATGATGTTGTTGTCAATACAAGTGTCAATGTGCCACAAATAAAAGTTCATAATTTTAATGTGGGATTGCCTATTCCGTATATGCTATTTACGGAAGGACTTAAAGAAACAATGAAAATGAATGTCAATCCAGATACGATGAACTTCTTATATGTTTACACAGCGTATCAATACCACCAAATTCCAGATATTAATACTAATGGTTTCTGGATGTTTAATTTGATGTCACAAACCGTGCTGCCAAAAGGAATTAAATTTGTAGCCAACTTTAATTATATGTTTCCAAAAGGGAATTATTTTTATTTTATTGTTGAGAAGCCAATGAGAAATAATGTAGACTTGACTTTTTCTAAAAAGTTTTTCAAAGATCAAGTTTCAGTTTCCGTAAGTGCTAATGATATCTTCAATTCTAATCGTACTGTAGTGAGTTCGTACAATACCCCGTTGCTATTATCTAATAAAAATGACTCACGCCGATTTGGTTTTAGTATTAATTATAAAATCCCAACTAAAAATAAATTGGCTAAAGAAGATCCAAATTTATTAAATAAAGAAAAGAAAGAAGATGGCGAAGGAAATTTGAATCAGTAA
- a CDS encoding DUF1800 domain-containing protein codes for MDNNILWSLRLGFSSKEAQAISDLGLKKFLERSFESKPQTKNPDFLEDSPKTIEDFKQIRMQYKENNTEARKQLRITEAKVSQDMKAWWIDKMRTDEFPLREKMTCFWHNHFVATFQKVKVNYYIYQHHQIIEENAFGNFKELTKKILKSNAMVRYLDNTDNKRGKNNENLSRELLELFTLGIGNYTENDIKNGAKALAGLGIGQDGAQYRRALEDNDSKTYFGKTGNFKCDDLVDIIFEQKEIPYLLTRKILGWFIYDTPKDELVRYYGDYFREMNFEIKPLLTKIFKEEYSKNNAGSKIKNPLEYILQLMSELHIDNSNSKAVAFFIKEQGMDLFNQPNVKGWVGGNSWLTSQVYLQRNNMADLLCSGRGLNRKNLKPNEEMTGKSFNKKGATIDWDNNGNNKKIIAELKDRLLCEADAVSQKDFETIIKYDFNPKAENANQVVLRLFNAMVKMPEYQLI; via the coding sequence ATGGATAATAATATACTTTGGTCATTACGTCTTGGTTTTTCTAGTAAGGAAGCGCAAGCGATTTCAGACTTAGGTTTGAAAAAATTCCTTGAAAGGTCTTTTGAATCCAAACCACAAACAAAGAACCCAGATTTTCTTGAAGATAGTCCAAAAACTATTGAAGATTTCAAGCAAATCCGCATGCAATACAAAGAAAATAATACCGAAGCCAGAAAGCAATTACGAATTACTGAAGCCAAGGTTTCACAAGACATGAAAGCATGGTGGATTGATAAAATGAGAACGGATGAATTCCCTCTTCGCGAAAAGATGACTTGTTTTTGGCACAATCATTTCGTTGCTACTTTTCAAAAAGTAAAAGTCAATTATTACATCTACCAGCACCATCAAATAATAGAAGAAAATGCTTTTGGCAATTTTAAGGAATTGACCAAGAAAATACTCAAGAGTAATGCCATGGTACGATATCTTGATAATACAGATAATAAAAGAGGAAAAAATAACGAAAATTTAAGCCGTGAGTTATTAGAATTATTCACACTAGGTATTGGCAATTATACTGAAAATGATATTAAAAATGGAGCCAAAGCTTTAGCTGGTTTAGGAATTGGACAAGATGGAGCGCAATACCGCAGAGCTCTTGAAGATAATGATTCGAAAACCTACTTTGGAAAAACTGGAAATTTCAAGTGTGATGATTTGGTCGATATTATTTTCGAACAAAAAGAAATCCCTTACCTCCTTACACGAAAAATTCTGGGATGGTTTATTTACGATACGCCAAAAGATGAATTGGTTAGATATTACGGTGATTATTTCCGAGAGATGAATTTTGAAATCAAACCGTTATTAACAAAAATTTTTAAAGAAGAATACAGCAAAAATAATGCAGGTTCTAAGATAAAAAATCCGCTAGAATACATTTTACAATTAATGTCTGAACTACACATTGACAATTCTAATTCCAAAGCGGTTGCTTTTTTTATAAAAGAACAAGGAATGGATTTGTTCAACCAACCCAATGTAAAAGGATGGGTTGGAGGAAATTCGTGGCTGACGTCACAAGTATATTTACAACGAAATAACATGGCTGATTTGCTGTGTAGCGGACGCGGTTTAAATAGAAAAAATTTGAAACCAAACGAAGAAATGACTGGCAAATCATTTAACAAAAAAGGCGCTACAATCGATTGGGATAATAATGGAAACAACAAGAAAATTATAGCTGAACTAAAAGATAGATTGCTCTGTGAGGCAGATGCTGTTTCGCAAAAAGACTTTGAAACGATTATAAAATACGATTTTAATCCAAAAGCAGAAAATGCTAATCAGGTTGTTTTACGATTGTTTAATGCCATGGTAAAAATGCCAGAATATCAGTTGATTTAA